In Paraburkholderia terrae, a genomic segment contains:
- a CDS encoding LysR substrate-binding domain-containing protein: MNKSPNLDDLRVFCTVARKASFSAAADALSVSAAYVSKRVNMLEADLGTRLFHRSTRRVAITEAGERVYAWAEKILDDVDRLVEDVSTTRRVPRGTLRISSSFGFGRHVVAPALARLTERYPQLSVRLDLFDRIVDVAGEGFDLDIRIGDDIAPHLIAKRLAENHRVLCASPEYLKRHGTPRQLADLGTHHCLAIKERDHPFGIWRLTERGETVSVKVTGPLSTNHGEVAVQWALAARGIVLRSMWDVRALLDSGALVQVLPGVTQPANVWAVYPARLASSAKVRVCVDFLADEFGRLAEPAARQ; this comes from the coding sequence GTGAATAAATCGCCGAACCTCGACGACCTGCGCGTGTTCTGCACCGTCGCCCGCAAAGCCAGCTTCAGCGCGGCGGCGGATGCGCTGTCGGTGTCGGCGGCGTATGTCAGCAAGCGCGTGAACATGCTCGAAGCGGATCTGGGCACGCGTCTCTTTCATCGTTCGACGCGCCGTGTCGCGATCACGGAGGCGGGCGAGCGCGTGTACGCGTGGGCCGAAAAGATTCTCGACGACGTCGACCGGCTGGTCGAAGATGTGTCGACCACGCGCCGCGTGCCGCGCGGCACGTTGCGCATTTCGAGCAGCTTCGGGTTTGGGCGCCATGTCGTGGCGCCGGCGCTGGCGCGGCTCACCGAGCGCTATCCGCAACTGAGCGTGCGGCTGGACCTGTTCGACCGCATCGTCGATGTGGCGGGCGAAGGCTTCGATCTGGACATTCGTATCGGCGACGACATCGCGCCACATCTGATCGCGAAGCGTCTTGCGGAGAACCATCGCGTGCTGTGCGCGTCGCCGGAATACCTGAAGCGTCACGGCACGCCGCGTCAGCTTGCGGACCTCGGCACGCATCATTGCCTCGCGATCAAGGAGCGCGACCATCCGTTCGGCATCTGGCGTCTGACGGAGCGCGGCGAGACCGTCTCCGTCAAGGTGACCGGGCCGCTGTCGACCAATCACGGCGAAGTGGCCGTGCAATGGGCGCTCGCGGCGCGCGGCATCGTCTTGCGTTCGATGTGGGATGTGCGCGCGCTGCTGGATTCGGGCGCGCTCGTGCAGGTGCTGCCCGGCGTCACGCAGCCCGCTAATGTGTGGGCGGTGTATCCGGCACGGCTGGCGTCGTCGGCGAAGGTGCGCGTGTGCGTCGATTTTCTGGCGGACGAATTTGGCCGCCTTGCCGAACCCGCCGCACGTCAGTGA